The genomic stretch TCCGGACATTCACGTTCGAGGAAGCGGTCGAGCTGCTGGAAAAGCTGGCGGAATCCGAGGAACGCGCGCACCTCGGGAAGTCCTTTCGATCGGAGGCGGGTCGGGGCCGGATCCGCGCAATTCACGAGATCACCGGGGGCAATCCGCGACTCCTGGTGATTTTCTATCAGTTTATAGATCGGGAATCCGTCCAGGATCTGGCGCGATCTTTTCTGGAAATGGTGGACAGCCTCACGACGTACTACCAGGAACAGATGCAGCCGCTCCCGGCGCTTCAGCAGAAGATCGTGGAATTCCTCTCCGAACGCCGCGTACCTCAAAGCGTCAAGGAGATCGCCCAATCCTGTTTCATTACCCATCAGGTAGCTTCCGGCCAGCTCAAGCGCTTGAAGGACCGCAGATTCGTCAAGGCCACCCCGGTCGGTCGAAAGACATACTATGAGCTGCAAGAACCTCTTTTCAGGATCTGTTTCGAGGTGAAAGAAGACAGGGGGTATCCCATCCGTCTATTCATTGATTTTCTGGGCCGATTCTACACTATGGAAGAGCTCAAAAGGAAGCACAGGGCTGCCGAAGTTCTGGTGTCGATCTACAGGTCCGGAGGCATGCTGCGAGAAGCGAGAAGACATCAGATGGAACTCACCCATATCGATGCAGCCCTCTCCAACTATCATCCCGTAGTACTCGCCGAACCCGACTTCCACTATGGCCGCGCCGATGTTCTTGACATCCGGAACAGATCGTCCATCATCGACCAACTCCTCGCCTCGGAGGACTACACGGAGGCCGTGCGACTGGCTGATGCCGCTTTTGAACTGAAGATGGGAGGGCCCGAATTTCTGCTCAAGAGCGCCAGGGGCCGGCGACGGCTGGGAGACAAACAGAGCGCCTTGGAGAAACTCAGAGGTCTAGGTGCGCTTTCCTCTGAGGATCCCGAGGTCTGGGCGGAAAAGGGTGCTTTGGAGGAAGAGTGCGAAGACGACGATGCAGCCGAAAGGAGCTATCTCCGCGCCTTGGAGCTGGACGGTGCGAACGTTGAGGCTCTCTTGGGGCTCGGACGGATTTACTGGAACAGACGAGACCACGCCCTTGCGCTAAAGTACTTCCTTGATGCCACCAAGTGCGCTCCGGGGCAATCGGAAGGATGGCGGCTTCTAGGTCTAGCCCAAGAGCAAACCGGGGATATCCAGGGCGCCAGAGCCAGTTATAAGAAGGCCACGGATCTCGACTCGCTGGACTTTGACGCATGGCTACTCCGGGGCAGGTTCGAGTTCAATCAGGGTGCGCACGCCACGGCGCTCGAGTGCTTCACTCATGCGATCAGGCTCCAACCTGACAAGCCCGAGGCTTGGCAACTGCTGGGCGTGGCCCGGGAACGAGCCGGAGATATCGAGGGCGCAAAAGCGAGCTATGAGAAGGCCACGAATCTCGACCCACATGATCCAATTACATGGCTTTTCCGAGGCAGGTTCGAGGGGGGACAAGACAACCATGCAGCGGCGCTGGAGTATCTGAACAAAGCCGAATCCTTGGGGCTGACCTCCGCCTATCTGCAGAACACTATCGGTGAAGAACTAAGGAAAACAGGATCCCACAAAGAAGCCATAGACCGCTACCGTCAAGCTGTTGAGCTGGATCCCGATGATTGTTTTCCACGTTTCAACATCGCCCTCGCCCTCTTCCAGTCGGGGGATCTGCAAGGATGCATGGAACAAATCGCTCGAACTCTGGAGGCCGGAGCGGACAGGGACTGGGCCGAACCCGCGCAAGTATGTATCGATGAGATGAATTTCGAACTACTGAGACACGGTCTCTTTGAAGGACTGCCGGATCTGATAAAAGAACAGTGGGATCTCTTCAAGGACGGGCCGTTCCGGGAATCCTTCGCTGAAGGGTTCACCGGTGCGCTGACGGAGTTGCTAAAGCGACATCGGGAAATCCCCTTGGAACGCCTCGTTTACCTGCGGGACCGCGTTGTCTCCGAACTGTCTCAAGAAGCCTCATTCAGCGTGATTTGCCGCCTCTTCAGCATCGGAGTTCGTTACTTACAAACCAAGAACTTAGAGGTGCTGCTCGAATTGCCGTTGGAGGAACGATCCCTATTGGAATCCATCCTCGAGGAAGAGGAAGAGAGCGGAACACATTCCCCCAGTTAAGAATATTCGGGGTCACCTCGAGCCGGTCAATGCCCATGCAGAAAGAACAGCCGGACGGCGACCTTTACCGGAAGGGACGCCGGAACGAACAGGGCGCCGAGCGGCACGATTTTTCTTGAGACTCAAAGGGTATTCAGTCAGAGGCGGGCGTTCCCGGCTTCATGTAACCTCAGTGGCAGGGAATGTGTTCCCGAATGCTTTTATGCGTCGCCGGATTCGAGAATCTACATTGGATCCGGTTATCACCCTCCCCCGCCACCACCGTATCGGAGGATGTTGTTCAGTTTGAACAGGGCTTCGCCCAAGGGCACGGCCATATTGGCTCTGTGGTTGGCGACAAAGCCGTTGAGATCCCCGTTGAGAATGATCCAGGGATCGAGCACCGCCGCCACGTTCAAGGCCGTCACAACCTGGGACAGCAGTTTGGTGCCTTTGATGAGCGTCACCTCTTCTTTGAAATCATGGAGCGTGGCTTCCAGAATCTGACTCATGGCCAAGGCAACGCCCTTGGCGTAATAGAAATAGTCGTCCGATACGAACGTGGACACGAGGCTTCCATCCCCTTCCACCTCTTTGACCAGATTATAGTGACAATTCCCTAAAAGCTCTTTGCAACTGAAAATCAGCGCTTCAAAATTGTCCGAGCGCGGGTAAAAATGCACAACGCCCTTTTCGAGGTCTCTCTGGTACTGATCCAGTTGCTTCAGGGCATCCCGGTACTGATCGTCCGCTGCGGGGAACCAGAACTGGTTCGCGCTGATCATCAAGAGGTTTAGCGAATGCTCGATTCTGGGGTCAAAGGCGTCGGAATCTCCAAAACGGCTGATCTTTTCTTTCAGTACCAAGCCCACTACGCGCACGGTTTCCAGCACACCCAGTTGAAGATTATTGATATTGTCCGTGAGGTGCATCTTGCCGAAAAGAAAAGAATTGGGCCTCCAGCCGAAACGGCGCTCTTCGAGTTCATACTCCATGGAACGAATCAAAGCCCGCGTGAAGCGGACACCCTCCAGCTCGGGTTTGGATGGCGCTTCAGCCTTCTGATCTCCGGGTTCGGCCGATTCAACGGGCTGCGGCTTAAATGCGGACTCGGATTGAGCGCCCGTCTTCCCGGCAACGGGAGCGGTTTCCGAAGTGTGATCGAAGATCCCCAGGAATCTTAGACCCATGTACACGCCGATCAGTACCAAGATCAATATGAGCAGTCGAAACAGGACGCCTTTCCGTTTCAAAAAAGCGAACCGATGGCTCCGCTCTTCTACAGTGCCGCTTTCCATTTCTCCTTCCGCCAACGTGCCCTTAACGTCCTTCTTTTCAACCATGAAATAACACTCCTACCATACGCAGATGCGTTTTAACACAAGCCTTTCCAACCGGTCAATGCATAAGGTGTTCGCTTTAGGCTCCAACCTCCGCCCAGACCCCGGGAATCGGTCGTGGCTATGCAACGCGGGATCCAAGCAGGCGAATTCCCGGTGAATCCGCACAGTGTTGCACACGGGTCGCCGGCGCCATCCGGGTGAAAACCGAAATAGTGGTTGTATTTCAGATAGATGTGTCGTAAGTTCTATTCGGATGAAGACGTTTCCTTGAACGCCGGAAACGGATTGCCACCGGGATGTGCGAGATAAACCGGATGGGCCTCCCTCATCCGCAGAACGGCTGAATCGCCTCTGTGGGCTTCGAACCCGAATGCGAAATTGCTTCGCTCAGGCCCGAATCCGCAGGAAGGATTAATCCCGGACCTCGGCTGAATTCGGACCTCCGCCGAAGTGAAAGAGATCGTCATGACAGCAACCATTCACATCACATGTCCGGGATGCAAGAAGCAGGGCTTCATGCGTGTGGACCCGAAGAGAACAGGAAAGATCAAAGTCAATTGTCCCAATTGTGGGACCAAATTTGAACATACGATCGATAGGCGCTCTTACTATAGAAGGTCGCCTCTTCCACTTATCCGTTTCGGTCGGCTGGACTTTGATTTCAGAGATCTTTCCCATCGCGGAGAGCTGATGGACATATCTGCAACAGGCTGTCGCATCAGGGTTGCTGAAGATCCGCCACGAAAAGGGGATCAGCTCGGCCTTTACTTTCGCCTTCCGTCAGCGGAACCTCCCGCAGGATTGGGCGGCCAAACGCCCTCTTTCGACTCTTCCATGAACGAGTCCCTCTCCCTGGATCATAATCCCGATGTTCGGGTGGGCGGGGAAGTGGTCTGGGTGCGGAAGTCAACGGATGCAGGCTACGAATTTGGGGTTCGATTCATATTCGAGGAAGAGCATGCCAAGAAGACCATTGGTTTTTACCTGTTTCCCTACCACGAACCTCTGGAGCGCAAGTGAAGCCGCGGACGGTTTTCCGAGCTTCAAGCCGCACGATGACACTCATAGGAGACTCGCATGGATTCATATCACGAAGAAGTTCTAAAGGGACTTCGAACCGCCATGGAAGCCGAAATGACCGGACATGCGTTCTACAAGAACGCAGCGGACAGCACGGCGGATCCCAAAGGGAAGGAAACGTTCCTGCGCCTTGCGCAAGAAGAAATGGGCCATTTCAAGTACTTGAAAACACAGTACAAGTCGATCCTGGAAAAGGGCGGGTATGATTTTACCCAACATCCGACCGATGAAGCTCACAAGCATGCATCAGGCCCCATCTTCAGCGCGGACTTTAAGAAAAGGCTGAAAGAAAGCCATTTTGAAATCAGTGTGCTCTCTATCGGCATGAAACTCGAACTGGACGCCATTGCCTTTTACCGCTCGTGCGCCGAAAAAGCACGGGAAGAGAAGGCCAAGGAACTCTACCTGCAGTTGGCTGAGTGGGAACAGGGCCATTACGATGCGTTCGCCCGCGAACTGGATAACCTGAAGGAGGAATACTGGCGCGTCAACAACTTCGTCCCGATGTAGAGCCCGACTAGGGCCGGAACGGCGGATGAACCAGTGACGGAAGGACGGGGTTGGAATGCATTGAAGTCGCTGGAGACCAAGGGCCGGGGGCCGCTTTTGCCGGGCTTCCGAGCAGCGAGGGCCTGCGGCTTTCCGGCAGGAGGACCTCTCGAGGGACGCCTGCCCCGGCCGATGCGGATATCCTAAACAATGCCGGCCTACTTGCCTTTTCACCTTTTCGGGCTCGGTACAAATCCACCGCCAAGGTGTTTTTGTTCGTCGGCAACGCCTTGAAGAGGCAATTGACCTCCTTGACATCTCGTTCCCTTCCAAGAAATGTGCCAGTGTCCGCCTGATCGCACGGCGTCGCCCGTTGCTGCCGGTCGAGCCTTGGACCTCCCCCCGGAAATCCCCCGTCGAGTATCCAACCGATACCCTCAGCCGGACTTCCAGCCAAGCCCTTCAAAAAAACAGTTGACGCAAAATCAACTGTTAAGTATGCTATACTTACTTTCGTAAAAACTCCATAAAATACCTTATAGTAAAGTAAGTATGCCTGACGTACCCGAGAATAAACGGGGCTTTTCTTCCAACAGGTATGGCTATAACGGCTCTGAAAAAGTACTCTCACTCAATCAACTCGGGGCAAGACCCGCGGAAACGCATCCACTTTAGCTGCGGAGGGGGGCCTCGGCAATCGCGTTCCAGGTCCGTATCGGAAAGACGCGGAACCGTTCGACCCTGAGACTGTTGAAGTCACTCGCGCGGATTCCGGAACCGTTGTGCCACTCGCGCCGATGCGACGAAATCAGACCTCTTTCTCGAAGCTTGAAAAGGACTATCCGGTGAAACAAACGGTAACTGAGGCCGAACAAACAGGCAGGGTTGCCCCTTATCCCGCGGGATACGTTAAGGTGATGGAAGCGCTAAGGCTTCTTTTACGGGAAAAGGACTTCAATGCCGTTACCTGGGCGGAGATTGCCCAAACCGCGGGCGTGAATGAAGCTCTCATATATAAATACTTCAAAGATAAAAGAGGTCTACTCCATAAAGTACTTCACGACTATTTGGAGGATTTTCTGGCTGGTTTGGACTATGCCCTCAAAGGAATAAAGGGATCTTTTAACAAACTTCGAAAAATAGCCTGGTTTCAAATCGATCTATATAATAAAGAGCGCGTATTTTCTAGGATTCTACTGCTTGAAGTTCGTAATTATACCGCCTATTTTCAAAGTGAAACCTATGATAGCGTAAGAACGTTTAGTAATATAATATTGGACGTTATTGAAGAAGGGATTCACGACGGGGAGATAAGAGACGATATTCCGGTAAAACACATAAGACAGATATTTCTGGGAGCCATAGAACATATGTGTCTGCCGGGCGTAATCTACGACAAAGACTTAGCTCCGGACGCTGCAACGGAAAGCATTTGCGAAGTACTGTTTCCCGGACTCCAAAAGAAGGCTGGTTAGAGGAAGGTCGCCAAAATTCCAGGGAGGAAGAAATGGGAGAGCACGAAGTAGTCATCGTTGGCGCGGTCAGGACCCCTTTCAGCCGATTTGACGGCGCCATGCGTGATATTCCAAGCGTGCAGTTAGGCGCCATGGTGATCAAAGAGATGATTAATCGGGTGAGGATTTTCCCCGGAGAAGTCGAGAAGACGTATTACGGCGCGTGTATCCCCGCTGAAACGGCTCTGGAATTCGACGTACCCGGCAGGCAGGCTACACTGCCTGCAGGCTTGCCTCCGGAGTCCTATTCTTTCTCTCTGGATCGCGCCTGCTGCTCTTCGATGACCACCTTGAGATTGGGATATCGTTCCATCAAGTCCGGTGATGTTGAAGGCGCCCTGTCCGTAGGTTCGGATACCGGCCATAAGGCCCTTCCTCAAACGTCCGCTTAAGCTTTCGCTTTGGGAGACATGATCATGGAAGCAAAAAAACCGAAGACAGCCCCAAGCAAGAAGTCCATCCAAACCGCTCGAGAGGTATGGCCCTATGTAAAGGCCGAGTATGCGGCGGCGCATCAGGCCAAAGCGGAAGGCAAACCCGTGGTCTGGTCCTGCGCCATCATACCCAAGGAATTGTATTGGGCCATGGATCTGTGCCCCGTTTTTCCCGAACACTATGCCGTGCTCACGGGCATGATGCGGCGGGATGGAACCAAAGACGAAAGCGTCGAGAAAGAAGCGGTACGTTTCGCGCGAATCGCCGAAGCGGCGGGATTCTCGAGCTATTTGTGCGGATACGCCCGGTCGAGCATCGGTCACGTGCTCACCGGGGACCTTTCCGACGCTCCTCTGGGGGGGTTACCCAAACCGGATCTGATCGTTACCACCAGTTTTGTGTGTGACTTGCGTGGTAAGTGGCTGAGATACCTCGCCCAGAAATTGAACGTCCCTTTCTACATCCTGGATATTCCCGAGAGGGGATGCGACATACCCTTCCTCCAACCGGGGCTTCGTACCGCTCTCCTTCCTTTCTACAACAAGATCCGAAGAGGGGAACGGGATCTGTTCTTTTCTCCGGTGGCCGACCACGAGCTTGATTATACCCAGAAGCAATGGGAAGAACTGGTCACATTCATTGAAAACGTCACCGGACATAAATACGACCAGGACCGGTTCAACGAGGCCCTGGACCTGTCGTACAAAACCAACGAGCTTCGCCTGGAAATACTGGAACTTCGCAAAGCCGTACCGGCCCCCATGGGGGTGGCTGATGGTCTGACCGTGATGTACCCGGGTCTTTATACCTTGGGCACACAACGCGCTTATGATTTCTATGTACGTCTCAGGCAAGAACTGAGGGACCGGGTGGCGAACGGTCTGGGAGTCATCGAGGAGGAAAAGTTCCGGCTGCTTTGGATGGGTCTGGCGCCCTGGTTCAACATGTCGCTGTTCAACTACTTCGAAAAGTACGGCGGCGTATTCGCGTTCGAACCCATCTATAACATGGTTCCCTTCCCTCCGCGCATGCCCGAGAAACCCATGCGGGAACTCGCCGTCCGAACGTTACAGCAATCCGGAGGTCTCATCGCGCCGAGCATGATCGGACAAGCCGTGTCCACGCTCGTGAACGCAGCCCACGAGTACCGATGTTCGGGAGCCGTGCTGTTCTATCTCATCACTTGCAGGCCGGTGGTGTATCCGACAGTCGAGATTGCTCGAGTGCTTCAAGAGGACTTCGGGATCCCATCCGTGCCTCTCGAATGCGACCTCATTGACGAGCGCACTTACTCTGAAGCTCAGACCCTGGCGCGTTTCGATGCTTTTGCCGAACAGCTCCTGAAAAGAGCCGCGTGAAATAGACAAAGGAGATTAAGTCATGGCTTCCATATTTCAAGATTGGATGGAAAATCGACACGAAAGGGTAAGAAACTGGAAAGCGGAAAACGGCCGCAAAGCATATGGGTATCTATGCTGCATGACGCCCGAGGAGATCTTGTACGCCGGAGGCATCCTCCCCGTAAAGGTGACGGGAAGCGGAGCGCAACCGCTGGAAGTTGTAGACAAACACGTCGTTCATTATGCATGCCCCTACGTCCGGAGCATGCTGGACGCCGCCGGACGCGGCGACTACAACTATCTGGACGGCATCGTGGTATGCAACAGCTGCGACATCATGTCCCGATGCGAGTACTACTGGCGAGTTCTGTCTCCTCATCAAAAGCCCACCATACTCGGTGTCGAGCTGTCTCCGTACGTCCTGTACATCAAGAGCCCCGAAAAAATCAGCGGTCCCGGAGTACACGAATACCTCCTGGGCGAATTTCGTATTTTCAAGCAACACATCGAACGAGAGACAAGAGAGTTGATCACGGACGAAAAGCTCTCCCAGGCCATCGCCGTGTACAATGAACACTATGATTGGATGCAGAGAATGCATGCGCTGCGCAAGGACAAGTCTCTCAAGATCTCCGGGAGCGAGGCGTTCACGGTGGAATTCACCGCTCTCCAAATGCCTAAGGACGAACACAATCGCCGGATGGCCGCCTTTCTCGAGGAAGTGGAAAACCGGGAACCCTTATCCGACAGAGTTCGCATATTCCTCTCCGGGGGCGCCGTGGATCAATTTACCTCTCGGATCTACTCCGTGATCGAGGAAGCAGGAGGGAATGTGGTGGCTGAGGATATCGGCGTGGGAGCCAGTTATTTCGGCCATAAGATCGATACGTCCGTTTCCCCCATGGATGCCATTGTGAAACATCGTCTCGACGTGCATTGCCCCCATACCATGACCTCCGACTACCATCCGAGGGAACGGCTCGATTACATCAAGAATAAACTCGAAGGCGCCGACGTCCAGGGAGCCATCTTTTTCGTTCCTATGTACTGCGAGTGCCGAAATCTCGAATACCCGTTCCTGAAAGAGAAATTCAAAGAGGAGCTTGGGATTCCAAGCCTGTATCTTGAAAGCGACTACGGGCAGGGGTCACTGGACGAGGCTGTGTCCAAGGTGGAAGCGTTCATCGAAATGCTGGAAGGATGATCATGCTGGTAGCAGGAATAGATACGGGCCAGCAAAGCGTGAAAGCGGTGCTTCTGGAAGACTCGGAGATGGTGGCCCATAAGACCTATGAAACGGAAATCGATTCCGACACGGCAGCGCGAGAAGCGCTGGAAGATCTGTTGAAAGAAGTGGGAGCGGATCGAAACCGAGTAAAACGGATTGCGGCCACGGGCCTGGGACGCAAAGAGGTCTCCTTCGCAGACCTACGAAAGACCCAGGAAACCTGCGTGGCCCGGGGCGCCTATTTTCTGCTCGGCAGGCCCTGCACGGCGCTCGACGCGGGTGCAGGGGGATGCCGGGCCGTAAAGATCGGTCCCCAGGGCAAGGTTCTCGAGTTTTCCAGCAACAGCAAATGCGCCAGCGGGACCGGTTCGTTCCTGAAGGCAGCCTGCGAAGTGCTTCAGATCGATCTCGACCGTCTCGACGACTTATCGGGCAGAGCGGAAGATATCGCAAAAGTGAGCACTACCTGCGCCGTATTCGCCGAATCCGCCATCATTTCCAATGTCCATTACGGGTACACCCTCGAGAGTATCTGCGCCGGCGTTTGCGATTCGGTAGCTTCCCGATTGATGGACGCGCTCAACCGGGTCGGAATCGAAGAGGAGCTGTTTTTTTGCGGCGGCGTGGCCAAAAGCAAGACCATCAAGCGCATGATCGAGCATCTTACGGGTCGTCCTGTTCTCGTTCCCTCGGATCCCCTGTTGACGGCGGCTT from Deltaproteobacteria bacterium encodes the following:
- a CDS encoding PilZ domain-containing protein, with translation MTATIHITCPGCKKQGFMRVDPKRTGKIKVNCPNCGTKFEHTIDRRSYYRRSPLPLIRFGRLDFDFRDLSHRGELMDISATGCRIRVAEDPPRKGDQLGLYFRLPSAEPPAGLGGQTPSFDSSMNESLSLDHNPDVRVGGEVVWVRKSTDAGYEFGVRFIFEEEHAKKTIGFYLFPYHEPLERK
- a CDS encoding DUF2333 family protein; translated protein: MVEKKDVKGTLAEGEMESGTVEERSHRFAFLKRKGVLFRLLILILVLIGVYMGLRFLGIFDHTSETAPVAGKTGAQSESAFKPQPVESAEPGDQKAEAPSKPELEGVRFTRALIRSMEYELEERRFGWRPNSFLFGKMHLTDNINNLQLGVLETVRVVGLVLKEKISRFGDSDAFDPRIEHSLNLLMISANQFWFPAADDQYRDALKQLDQYQRDLEKGVVHFYPRSDNFEALIFSCKELLGNCHYNLVKEVEGDGSLVSTFVSDDYFYYAKGVALAMSQILEATLHDFKEEVTLIKGTKLLSQVVTALNVAAVLDPWIILNGDLNGFVANHRANMAVPLGEALFKLNNILRYGGGGGG
- a CDS encoding ferritin family protein; the protein is MDSYHEEVLKGLRTAMEAEMTGHAFYKNAADSTADPKGKETFLRLAQEEMGHFKYLKTQYKSILEKGGYDFTQHPTDEAHKHASGPIFSADFKKRLKESHFEISVLSIGMKLELDAIAFYRSCAEKAREEKAKELYLQLAEWEQGHYDAFARELDNLKEEYWRVNNFVPM
- a CDS encoding 2-hydroxyacyl-CoA dehydratase → MASIFQDWMENRHERVRNWKAENGRKAYGYLCCMTPEEILYAGGILPVKVTGSGAQPLEVVDKHVVHYACPYVRSMLDAAGRGDYNYLDGIVVCNSCDIMSRCEYYWRVLSPHQKPTILGVELSPYVLYIKSPEKISGPGVHEYLLGEFRIFKQHIERETRELITDEKLSQAIAVYNEHYDWMQRMHALRKDKSLKISGSEAFTVEFTALQMPKDEHNRRMAAFLEEVENREPLSDRVRIFLSGGAVDQFTSRIYSVIEEAGGNVVAEDIGVGASYFGHKIDTSVSPMDAIVKHRLDVHCPHTMTSDYHPRERLDYIKNKLEGADVQGAIFFVPMYCECRNLEYPFLKEKFKEELGIPSLYLESDYGQGSLDEAVSKVEAFIEMLEG
- a CDS encoding tetratricopeptide repeat protein, encoding MPTKMDTVSLFSPGNCTPGLLESMLVGQHHLVDTLEKAVLDSIRTGVGHNWLLIGPRGTGKTHLLAVLYNRIDANPDFRDRLAIAYMKEEERGVATFLDWLVRILRALERRQETPAQSKKDVSLEDELIRLTRMPIEDAQIMAERILLDFVGDRRLLLIAENLGEIFSDTKGMGKDGQRRFRDLVQQHPFWIIMASTQSLFKDIQTQQAPFYGFFRIQHLRTFTFEEAVELLEKLAESEERAHLGKSFRSEAGRGRIRAIHEITGGNPRLLVIFYQFIDRESVQDLARSFLEMVDSLTTYYQEQMQPLPALQQKIVEFLSERRVPQSVKEIAQSCFITHQVASGQLKRLKDRRFVKATPVGRKTYYELQEPLFRICFEVKEDRGYPIRLFIDFLGRFYTMEELKRKHRAAEVLVSIYRSGGMLREARRHQMELTHIDAALSNYHPVVLAEPDFHYGRADVLDIRNRSSIIDQLLASEDYTEAVRLADAAFELKMGGPEFLLKSARGRRRLGDKQSALEKLRGLGALSSEDPEVWAEKGALEEECEDDDAAERSYLRALELDGANVEALLGLGRIYWNRRDHALALKYFLDATKCAPGQSEGWRLLGLAQEQTGDIQGARASYKKATDLDSLDFDAWLLRGRFEFNQGAHATALECFTHAIRLQPDKPEAWQLLGVARERAGDIEGAKASYEKATNLDPHDPITWLFRGRFEGGQDNHAAALEYLNKAESLGLTSAYLQNTIGEELRKTGSHKEAIDRYRQAVELDPDDCFPRFNIALALFQSGDLQGCMEQIARTLEAGADRDWAEPAQVCIDEMNFELLRHGLFEGLPDLIKEQWDLFKDGPFRESFAEGFTGALTELLKRHREIPLERLVYLRDRVVSELSQEASFSVICRLFSIGVRYLQTKNLEVLLELPLEERSLLESILEEEEESGTHSPS
- a CDS encoding TetR/AcrR family transcriptional regulator, whose translation is MRRNQTSFSKLEKDYPVKQTVTEAEQTGRVAPYPAGYVKVMEALRLLLREKDFNAVTWAEIAQTAGVNEALIYKYFKDKRGLLHKVLHDYLEDFLAGLDYALKGIKGSFNKLRKIAWFQIDLYNKERVFSRILLLEVRNYTAYFQSETYDSVRTFSNIILDVIEEGIHDGEIRDDIPVKHIRQIFLGAIEHMCLPGVIYDKDLAPDAATESICEVLFPGLQKKAG
- a CDS encoding 2-hydroxyacyl-CoA dehydratase, translating into MEAKKPKTAPSKKSIQTAREVWPYVKAEYAAAHQAKAEGKPVVWSCAIIPKELYWAMDLCPVFPEHYAVLTGMMRRDGTKDESVEKEAVRFARIAEAAGFSSYLCGYARSSIGHVLTGDLSDAPLGGLPKPDLIVTTSFVCDLRGKWLRYLAQKLNVPFYILDIPERGCDIPFLQPGLRTALLPFYNKIRRGERDLFFSPVADHELDYTQKQWEELVTFIENVTGHKYDQDRFNEALDLSYKTNELRLEILELRKAVPAPMGVADGLTVMYPGLYTLGTQRAYDFYVRLRQELRDRVANGLGVIEEEKFRLLWMGLAPWFNMSLFNYFEKYGGVFAFEPIYNMVPFPPRMPEKPMRELAVRTLQQSGGLIAPSMIGQAVSTLVNAAHEYRCSGAVLFYLITCRPVVYPTVEIARVLQEDFGIPSVPLECDLIDERTYSEAQTLARFDAFAEQLLKRAA